From the Cohaesibacter sp. ES.047 genome, the window GGATCGCGGCATCGGACGGTGGCGTGTAGCGCTGAGCGATGGCCTGCAGTGTAAAGGACAGGCCACCGGAGAGGATGCCGGTATAGGCAATCTCCATCCAGGCCCCGCTAAAGTTGGACAATTGCATCGGTTCGAGAAACAAACCCGCAACGGCACCGATGATGCCTGTCGTCAAGAATTGGACTGTCGCGATCATCACGGGATTGCCCTGCTCAGTGACAAGACGACCGATGAAGATGATCTGCAAGGCCCAGAAAAGGGCGCTGATAACCATCAACAAATCACCGACACGCATGGCTTCAAGACTGCCAGTCAGCAAGTAGGCTCCGGTCATGGACAGAGCAACGATCGGCCAGATCAAGGGGCTTGGCATGGTCCGGAAGATCACGATACCCATGATCGGTGTCAGCACCACATAGAGTGCGGTCAGGAACCCTGCATTGGTAACCGAGGTGGTATAGAAGCCATATTGCTGGGTGGTGATGGCAATGAAAAAGACAATGCCAACCTGCACAGCCTTGATGTAGCCGGAGCGCGTCAGACGCTGTTTGCTGCGCTTGAATTCCATCCAGGCAAAGGGAGCCACGACAAGGGCAGAGAGCAGAAAACGAGCGCCGTTGAAGCCGAGCGGGCCCATGGAGTCCATGGCCGTTGATTGGGCAACGAACGCTGCACCCCAGATGGAGGCGGCCAGTATCATCAATAGGTTCGCGGTCCAGCGGGACATCTGAGCACCTGTCATTCAGTGGGTGGAAAAGCGGCCAGCGGAGGTGTGGCGCGGAGACCCGGTTTTAGGCCAATCTGTCATTATGAGCAATCAAATTATTTTTGATCTGGGCTCCGGAATGTCTGAGTTCAGCCCGTTACCTGTCACTGCGATGCGGTCAGCCGGGCGGTTTTCTTGACCAGAGATCCTTCGGCAATGAACCGCATTGGACCCGGTGTAATGGCGTCGAACGGCCAACAGGAGGTAAGGGCAAGGCGCGGTTCCATGCCATTTGGGCTGAGGCCGGACTGGTCCCAGCGCGCGGTGCGCAAGCTTTCGATCCGGTAGGTGTCGCGGCTGCCATCAAGAGTTTCAACGGTGACGAAGTCGCCCTGTTTCAATTGCGCCATTGCCTTGAAGTGGGTATCCCTGTGCGCCGAAATGATGCTGGTGCCATTGCTGCCAATCGGTGCGGATTGGTTGAGCAGGACGGGCCCGAATGCAAGGCTTTCGCCTCCGGCCTCGCTCAGGATGATGGCTTCGAAATCAAGCGATGGGATGGTCAGGCGGGCGACCGGCCAGCTGTCAGCCCATGACCATGCCTTGACCGGTTTGCCGGAGACGCGACCCTGCTGCCAGGCCCGCTCAAGTAGATATTGCGCCAGCTCCGCCTTTGCCGGAATCCAGAGGCCCCACGCCACAAGGCCACACCCTATGAGGCCCAGAAGAAGGCTTGTCGCGAAGATTGGTCTGTTTAGGCCGGAGGAGCTGGATTTCTGTTTACGCAAGCTTTGATGCCTTTCGCGTCGGGGCGCCGTTCTTCACTGATGGTTTGTGTTTGTGCATCACGCGAAAGACGGGGTCTCTTTCGCGTGATGCTGATATTCGTGATGCTTATCAACTCGAGCTGGGTTTGATCCGTCGCCATTGCAGGCATGCCAGAAGGCTTCCTGCGATAAGCAGCATGGCAATTCCCAAAAGGATCATCAGGTTCGATGCCGTCGACGTCTTGGGAAGACTGATCTGCTGTGTTCCGGTTGGTGCGAGGGCCAGCTGTGCCGACCGCTTGGCGGGGGCGGCTGTCGTTGCCAGAAGCTGCTTGGTGTCCTTGAGGAACCCTGCCGTATTCGAGCGCTGCTTCAGTGTGCGGGAGACCGACCCCGGCGTGGGGGCAACGGATGGATCCTGCATCGGTGCGGCAGTATCGGCGGTGACCTCAGCCTGTTCTCCAAAGACCTTGTCGAACTCCCAGCCATCGGGCAGGTTGAGCGGCACTTTCTTGCTCTCGAGTTCTTCCTCTGCCGGACGGGACGGGGTCACGTCGACGGCGACAAGGCTGGTGAGGCGCGTGACCAGATGATGCTTGAGGCCGAGCGCTTCAATTGATTTGTCGATCGAGGCATAGTCATTGGACAGCAACCGCTCATTCTCCAGCTGGCGGATCTTGCCGCGGGCCCAGAGTGTGTCGATGGCCTTGGACGGTGCGGCCTTGGTGATGTCGACTGACATGGACCACGGCTGGTTGTTGAAGCGGCCGGTGAGTTTGAGGGTCTTGCCGAGCTTTGCAGCCTTGATGGCCATGATGACCGGCTCACCGCGATAAAGATCGGGCAGGGCGCTTGGCGAGGCTTCAACGCCTTCGCCACCTTCGAGCTCGATCTTCAGGTCCGTGGCAACAGGGCTGGTGAGCTGGGTGAAGAGCTTGCCCATCTTGTCCTTCACTTCGGTCACGTCACCAATGTGGGTGAAGGTGCCCCGGCCCACTTCAGCGGCACGGGACATGAAAAAGCTGTTGGGTGCCGAGCCGATGCCAACGGTGAAGATGCGCGAGCGTCCCTTTTGGGATTTGACGGCTTCGAAAAGCTGGCGTTCATTGCCGATGGCCCCGTCGGTGAGAAAAATCACCTGCCTGAGGGTGCCAGAATCGGGATTGCCATCCTTGAGCGCGCTCATCATGGCGGGCAGCATCTCGGTTCCGCCGTCCGCATTGATGGCTTTGACCCAACTGCGGGCCAGATCGATGGCTTCCGGGGTGGCCTCACGAGGGGTCGCGAAAAGCTCGGCCATTTTGTTGTTGAACCGAATGATCTGGAATTTGTCTTGCGGCTTGAGCTGGCCGAGCGCTTCGATCAGGCTGGCCTTGGCTTGTCTGATGGAAGGGCCTGCCATGGAGCCGGACTGGTCGATGACAAAAACCACTTCGCGTGGCGGAACGGCGAGCTCTTGGCTCAGTTTGTAAGGTGGCGTGATGTAGGCAAGCAGATAGTCTTCACCGGTGACGGTATTGCCAGGTTCGTCGTTGGCGGTTTCTGATTGGGTCTTGGAAGTGTCGGGCGTCAGGGTCTGGTGAAAGAGGCCCAGATTGGGCGTCTTGCCCGGCTTGCCGGTCCATGTGAGCTGGAAATCCTTGTCGGCGGGAACCGCGTCTTTTCCGAGTGTCAGTGTGACGCGGTTATCCTCGCCGGGCGTGATTGTCACGTCATGATAGTGGCTGACGACGTTCTCGATTGGAAACCCCGGCTTGAGATCGACAGAGAGGGTAACCGGATTGGTCTTGGGGTGTTTTTCGGGATCGAGAACCGGGGCAGTGATCGCCTTGCGATCCGGCACAGGATCCGTGTTGCCCCAGCCTGTCATGCTTTCTGACTGATTGGCTTCAAGGTCCATGACCGGTTTGAGTGGCAGGTTGGTCGGATTGTAGCGCGGGGCAACGACGAGAGGAACCCGAAGCGAAAACTCGTCATTCTTGCGCGGTATGGTCTGCTGATATTCGATCTGGATGGTGATGGATTCACCGGGGCCAATGTTGGCAACCGCATTGGTGAAGAGGTTGGGGCGGTGCTGTTCGAGAAGGCTCGCCTTCTTGCCCTCGCGTTTGGCGGTTTCGTAGATCTGGCGGGCTTCTTCCTTTGGCTTGATGATGCCTTCGATCAAGCGCTCGCCAATCTTCATTTTCATGCGGTCGACAGCGGCATTGTCCGGCAAGGGGAACACGTACACACCCTCGAGCCAGGCGTCGCTGGGGTTGGCGAATTTCTGGGTGACGACAGCTCGAGCCACTGGTCCGGTGATATCGAGCTTGATGTCGGTGGCGACCTTGGGGGCTTCGATATAGCGGCCTTCCTCCTTGGACTTGAAGAGCAGCCCGCCAGACTGCATGTCATCGGGCCTGATCAGCGGTGCCGATGGCGCTTGGCCCGCCTGCGCCCGGATCTGCTCTGCGTTTGGTATCGGAGCTGAATGGGCGACATGAGGCACGATGAGAAGGCCCAGCAATACGGCTGCTGCATAAGCGCCGATCCAGATCTTGAATGCCGATGAAATGGATTGCTCGTGATTGGATTTCTTGGGGCCGAGTTCGACGAAGTGCCGCTCCCGTTCTCCCGCTTTCCTTTTGGATTTGGTCTGTCGCATCTCTTTTTTCTTCCCGCAAAAGAGTGTTGATGGTCATCAAACAGTGTCACGGGATTGAGGCGCGGTTTTGGGGCAATTCGGGCGGCCCCGGTGCCATCGTGTGACCATTTTGTGGCTGGATCAGTTGCCGGTACTGGAGCCTGTGAGGCAGGTCACAAATTGTCGCAGCGGGATGAACGGAGGTGAAGGCCCTTTACAACTGTTAAATACTAATATAAGAATATTAGAAAGTACTTAATTATGGAGTCTTCGACCATGTGTCTTGATCGTGCTGTGTTTGCCTTTGCGGGCTTTATGGTTCTTCTCTCTGTCGTGTTGACGATGTTCGTGCATCCGCTGTTTGTCTGGTTGACCGTGTTTATCGGTGCCAACCTGTTGCAGTCGGCCTTCACCGGGTTCTGCCCGGCGGCCATGATCATGAAAAAGTTTGGCGTCAAGCCGGGATCTGCATTCTGATCTGGTAGACCGGTTCATTCAACCTGGCGTTCGCCCCTGAAGCATTCTTTCTCCCTTTTAAAAATTCAAAAGCCGCCCCGAGTGATCAGGGCGGCTTTTCCTTTTGTAAGGGAGATGGCTCACCCTTTGGGATGTCGTAGGAGTTCGGGTTCCTGTTCTTCGAGATAGGCTTCTTCGGCCTTGGTCAACTCGATATGCTCATAGCCGGTGATCATGGTGCGGATATAGTGAAACACTGTCTTGCCAGTGGTGGTCATATAGACATGGACTACAACGAAGGTGATCATTGCAAAGGCGGCGGCTGTGTGCAGGAAGGCAACGGCCGAGAAGAGCTGCCGGCTGCTGTCAAACTCCGCCCACAGATTATAAAGAAGATAGGCGATGCCGGTGAGCCAGAGCGCCGGGCCGATGATCACCATGAAGGTGAGATAGGCCAGCGACTGAAGTGCATTCTGCTTGCGTTTGAGCGTTTTGGCATAGGGGTGTGGTGCGCCTGAGATGATGCCCCACGCATAGAATTTGATCACCGCGAACAGGCCCTTGTTCTGGGGCAGATAATGACGCCACTGACCGGTGGTGAAATTCCAGAAAGTGGTGAAGAGCCACAGCACGATGAGCGTGATGGCCGCGAAGGTATGGATCATCACTGCTAGCGGGAAGGGCACAAAGCTGAGCGTGCCGTGCAGGTTGAAGCCTGACAGGGCGAGGATGAAGATCAGCAGCGCCTGCGACCAGTGCCAGAAACGTTCGTAGCGTGTGTAGATCTTCACTGAACGTTTGTTTGGGGGCCGCTTGTTCGGAGAGTGCTTGCCGGGAGTGGATTTTCTGGCCGGATCGGGCATTGGCACACCAGAGGTTGGAGAAGGGATGTCAGTCATGGGGCGTCTCCTTATGCCTCTTTGTCGCGGTTGCGGAAGAGAATGCGCAGCAGTGTGTGGATCAAGACGCCAAGCAGCGTGAGGCCAAAGACTGCATATCCGATGAAATCAAGCCACCGGAAGGAATCCCGTCCGGGCAGGTAGACACCGGTGATCCCATCAAGACGGCCTTGGTTGGCATGACATTCGGTGCATTTGACGGCTTGTGATTTGGGGGCAACCATGTGGGTGATCGGCCAGTACATGAAGGTATCGACAAAGCCGAGTTCGCCTGAGAAATCCTTGCCGATGTAATCCATGGCCGCAGGCACCGATTTGCTCCAGTCAAAATTGGTCCAGAGTGCCGTGTCGTCCTGTCCGAAGACATGGTTATAGACAAACTTGTTTGTGCCCGCGTCATAGGGCTGGCGCGAATGCATGCGCTTGAAGGGCCAGATGCGGGATTGCCCATCCGTTGCCGTGCCGCTCAAAGCGTTGATTTCCACGGGGGCGGACGGGTCGATGGTGTCATCGAGAAGCGTCCAGGTCGTTGTGCCATTGAACCATGCATAATGCGGCTGGACATTTTCGTGATACTCGAAATCGCCCTTTTTTGACATGTAGCTGGGATGGCCGTGCTCATCCATGAGCGTGTAGGGCTTGCCGTCCTTGAGCTTGCCGGCTGTTGACCAATCCCACAGGGTCTTGGTGGCAACCCCGCCACGGGCAAATTCGGGAATGTGGCAGGTCTGGCAGGCGACCGTGTCGGTGTGGTTGTTGAGCTTGATGCCCATGAGATCGTTGGCTTTGTGCGGCTTGCTCGAATGACAGCTCTCGCAGGAAGCGGTTGGCGTCATGAGACCGGCCAACTGATCGAGTTTGCGAATCTTGGCTGTCTTGGTGTCCCCGCCGCTCAGGGTTTTGGTCGAAGGTTTGGCTTCGGTCTGATAGCGCGAGCCGGGCCATCGGTGGCCAGAGCCTGCGTGACAGGCGGTGCAGGCCATGTTGAGGCCATCTTCGCGCATGTGGACGTCGAGCTCTTTGCCGGGATGATTGAGCGAGCTGTCGAGATCGCCATGCTTCACGCCATCGCCGCCACCGCCATAATAATGGCAGGAGCCGCAATTCTGTCGTTGCGGGTTTCGGACCGACTGGGCCGCCTTGGTCAGGTCCGGCGGCTCGATGACCTTGCCATTCACCGTAATGGCTTTGTACAGCGGGTGACCGGCCTTGGTAGGATATTTGCTATAGAGATCCGTGTCGGCGTGACAGACCAGACAATCCACCGCCTCTGGTGCGCTCGGTGGTGCCTTGCGCATGTCATCCCAGCCATAGCCTGCATGACATGAGGTGCAGCGGGGTTCATTCGAGGCAACATTGCCGCAAAAGGCATTGATCACCGTGCGCTTGCCCAGAGTCTGGCCTGTCTTTTCGTTTTGATATTCCCACGTCCAGTGAATGGAGTCGTGGATCTGGTCTGCGGCTTCGGTGTGGCATTTGAGGCATGCCTTGGTGACCTCCGGGCCGGATTTGAAATCCTGTTGCAGGATTTCAAATTTGGAATGGTCAGCGGTTGCACCGGGTGCCTTGCCTGAAAGCTGTACAGTGGCTGGCTTGATCGGCGAATGCGGCAGCGGTGCATCCGCCTCTGAAGCAGCAAATGCTTTTGTGGTGCCAAGGGCCAGACCAATGAGAAGCATGAGGTAAAGGCTGACGCGCCCTGATAGCCCTTGGGGCGCGGGCCATTGCGGTCTTTTCTTCATTGCAAGGTTCGTCATGTGGTCCTCCGAACGATTGCAGCTGGGGTGCGGATCGCCGACCCGGTTTGTCTGATGGTGTGGTCAGTTGCTTTTGTCATTGTCTGCTCTGGGCCATGCCGCACAGGACGCGGCAGGTTTGGCCATTGCAGACGAGCGTATTTAAATAAGGATTTTAAATACTTGTTTTGGAAAATCAAATATATTCAGTCGGACCGAATGTCACACGACCAAAGCATAAAGAGGACCTCGGGCTCATATGGCCTCACTTTTCGGGCTGCGAACGGATGCTTCCAAATTGGGCGGCAAGCTCGGTGCGTTTTTCCTTTCCCATATTGGAGTGCATGCAGAACTTTCGGTCTGAAAGGATACCCAGCACGTCGCGGCTGACGGTGCGTGGCGACGAAATTGACTTTTTACGAAATGGGTTAGGTATAATCGCATAGGCCGGGTGCGCGTGTTCTGCCCAACCCGGGTGAAATGAAACGATTGTAGGTTTAGGGCTGTTGGTTGGGTACATTTGTGCGCAAGATTCTTCATCACTTGCGGCGGAATCTGACCAATTGTTATGCAGCGCTGCTTGAATAATGAGGGGGGCTGCACTACGGTGCCGTGGCGGTCGCGCCGGGCTTTGTGGTTGGCGTGGGTATCCGTTTTGACATTTTTCTAGCTGAATATTTGGAGGGCTCAATGAGCTTTATCGCCGAGCAGCTTTCGCGCGTGAAACCATCTGCGACCATCGCAGTCACCAACAAGGCGCGAGAACTCAAGGCCGCTGGTCGTGACGTCATCGGTCTGGGGGCCGGAGAACCAGACTTCGATACACCGGATAACATCAAGCAGGCTGGTATCGATGCGATCACACGGGGCGAAACCAAATATACTGCGGTGGATGGCATCCCAGAGCTCAAGAAGGCTATCTCGGAGAAGTTCAAACGCGAGAACGGCCTCGATTACGAGCCGGGCCAATGCTATGTGGCTCCGGGCGGCAAGCCGATCATTTACAACGCAATGATGGCCACCATCAACCCGGGTGATGAAGTGATCATTCCGGCGCCATACTGGGTGTCCTATCCGGACATCGTGCTGCTGGCTGGCGGTACGCCGGTTGCTGTCGAGACCACCATTGAGACCAATTTCAAGCTGCAGCCTGCGCAGCTCGAAGCGGCCATTACGGACAAGACCAAATGGATCATCTTCAACTCGCCGTCCAACCCGACTGGCTCTGCCTACACGCATGATGAGCTCAAAGCGCTCACCGATGTGCTGGTCAAGCATCCCCATGTCTGGATCCTGACTGACGACATGTATGAGCATCTGGTCTATGACGACTTCAAATTCGTCACCCCTGTTCAGGTTGAGCCGTCCCTCAAGGATCGCACCCTCACGATGAACGGTGTATCCAAGGCCTATGCCATGACTGGCTGGCGTATCGGTTATTGTGCCGCTCCGATGGAGCTCATCGCCGCGATGCGCAAGATCCAGTCGCAGTCCACCTCGAACCCGACCTCCATATCGCAGTGGGCATCGGTCGAGGCTCTGAATGGCCCGCAGGATTTCATTCCCGAACGCGCTGCCGTGTTCAAGGAACGCCGCGACATGGTTGTTGCCATGCTCAACGAGTGCGAAGGGCTAGAATGCCCGACACCGGAAGGGGCTTTTTATGTCTTTCCGTCCTGTGCCGGTACC encodes:
- a CDS encoding DMT family transporter — protein: MSRWTANLLMILAASIWGAAFVAQSTAMDSMGPLGFNGARFLLSALVVAPFAWMEFKRSKQRLTRSGYIKAVQVGIVFFIAITTQQYGFYTTSVTNAGFLTALYVVLTPIMGIVIFRTMPSPLIWPIVALSMTGAYLLTGSLEAMRVGDLLMVISALFWALQIIFIGRLVTEQGNPVMIATVQFLTTGIIGAVAGLFLEPMQLSNFSGAWMEIAYTGILSGGLSFTLQAIAQRYTPPSDAAILLSSESLFAAIFGALLLGERLFPTQMLGCALIFSCILLVELLPLVQRRFGRKRANQAA
- a CDS encoding class GN sortase, whose translation is MRKQKSSSSGLNRPIFATSLLLGLIGCGLVAWGLWIPAKAELAQYLLERAWQQGRVSGKPVKAWSWADSWPVARLTIPSLDFEAIILSEAGGESLAFGPVLLNQSAPIGSNGTSIISAHRDTHFKAMAQLKQGDFVTVETLDGSRDTYRIESLRTARWDQSGLSPNGMEPRLALTSCWPFDAITPGPMRFIAEGSLVKKTARLTASQ
- a CDS encoding marine proteobacterial sortase target protein; protein product: MRQTKSKRKAGERERHFVELGPKKSNHEQSISSAFKIWIGAYAAAVLLGLLIVPHVAHSAPIPNAEQIRAQAGQAPSAPLIRPDDMQSGGLLFKSKEEGRYIEAPKVATDIKLDITGPVARAVVTQKFANPSDAWLEGVYVFPLPDNAAVDRMKMKIGERLIEGIIKPKEEARQIYETAKREGKKASLLEQHRPNLFTNAVANIGPGESITIQIEYQQTIPRKNDEFSLRVPLVVAPRYNPTNLPLKPVMDLEANQSESMTGWGNTDPVPDRKAITAPVLDPEKHPKTNPVTLSVDLKPGFPIENVVSHYHDVTITPGEDNRVTLTLGKDAVPADKDFQLTWTGKPGKTPNLGLFHQTLTPDTSKTQSETANDEPGNTVTGEDYLLAYITPPYKLSQELAVPPREVVFVIDQSGSMAGPSIRQAKASLIEALGQLKPQDKFQIIRFNNKMAELFATPREATPEAIDLARSWVKAINADGGTEMLPAMMSALKDGNPDSGTLRQVIFLTDGAIGNERQLFEAVKSQKGRSRIFTVGIGSAPNSFFMSRAAEVGRGTFTHIGDVTEVKDKMGKLFTQLTSPVATDLKIELEGGEGVEASPSALPDLYRGEPVIMAIKAAKLGKTLKLTGRFNNQPWSMSVDITKAAPSKAIDTLWARGKIRQLENERLLSNDYASIDKSIEALGLKHHLVTRLTSLVAVDVTPSRPAEEELESKKVPLNLPDGWEFDKVFGEQAEVTADTAAPMQDPSVAPTPGSVSRTLKQRSNTAGFLKDTKQLLATTAAPAKRSAQLALAPTGTQQISLPKTSTASNLMILLGIAMLLIAGSLLACLQWRRIKPSSS
- a CDS encoding DUF2892 domain-containing protein; protein product: MCLDRAVFAFAGFMVLLSVVLTMFVHPLFVWLTVFIGANLLQSAFTGFCPAAMIMKKFGVKPGSAF
- a CDS encoding cytochrome b/b6 domain-containing protein, with the translated sequence MTDIPSPTSGVPMPDPARKSTPGKHSPNKRPPNKRSVKIYTRYERFWHWSQALLIFILALSGFNLHGTLSFVPFPLAVMIHTFAAITLIVLWLFTTFWNFTTGQWRHYLPQNKGLFAVIKFYAWGIISGAPHPYAKTLKRKQNALQSLAYLTFMVIIGPALWLTGIAYLLYNLWAEFDSSRQLFSAVAFLHTAAAFAMITFVVVHVYMTTTGKTVFHYIRTMITGYEHIELTKAEEAYLEEQEPELLRHPKG
- a CDS encoding tetrathionate reductase family octaheme c-type cytochrome, which encodes MTNLAMKKRPQWPAPQGLSGRVSLYLMLLIGLALGTTKAFAASEADAPLPHSPIKPATVQLSGKAPGATADHSKFEILQQDFKSGPEVTKACLKCHTEAADQIHDSIHWTWEYQNEKTGQTLGKRTVINAFCGNVASNEPRCTSCHAGYGWDDMRKAPPSAPEAVDCLVCHADTDLYSKYPTKAGHPLYKAITVNGKVIEPPDLTKAAQSVRNPQRQNCGSCHYYGGGGDGVKHGDLDSSLNHPGKELDVHMREDGLNMACTACHAGSGHRWPGSRYQTEAKPSTKTLSGGDTKTAKIRKLDQLAGLMTPTASCESCHSSKPHKANDLMGIKLNNHTDTVACQTCHIPEFARGGVATKTLWDWSTAGKLKDGKPYTLMDEHGHPSYMSKKGDFEYHENVQPHYAWFNGTTTWTLLDDTIDPSAPVEINALSGTATDGQSRIWPFKRMHSRQPYDAGTNKFVYNHVFGQDDTALWTNFDWSKSVPAAMDYIGKDFSGELGFVDTFMYWPITHMVAPKSQAVKCTECHANQGRLDGITGVYLPGRDSFRWLDFIGYAVFGLTLLGVLIHTLLRILFRNRDKEA
- a CDS encoding pyridoxal phosphate-dependent aminotransferase, encoding MSFIAEQLSRVKPSATIAVTNKARELKAAGRDVIGLGAGEPDFDTPDNIKQAGIDAITRGETKYTAVDGIPELKKAISEKFKRENGLDYEPGQCYVAPGGKPIIYNAMMATINPGDEVIIPAPYWVSYPDIVLLAGGTPVAVETTIETNFKLQPAQLEAAITDKTKWIIFNSPSNPTGSAYTHDELKALTDVLVKHPHVWILTDDMYEHLVYDDFKFVTPVQVEPSLKDRTLTMNGVSKAYAMTGWRIGYCAAPMELIAAMRKIQSQSTSNPTSISQWASVEALNGPQDFIPERAAVFKERRDMVVAMLNECEGLECPTPEGAFYVFPSCAGTIGKTAPSGKVIENDEDFVTALLETEGVAVVQGSAFGLNPYFRVSYATSTEALTEACARIKKFCAALK